From Prochlorococcus marinus XMU1419, a single genomic window includes:
- the rdgB gene encoding RdgB/HAM1 family non-canonical purine NTP pyrophosphatase, whose protein sequence is MNLPVLTIASGNQRKVSEISEMLDVLSLKVEKQPEYLNVEETGKTYFENALLKAKAASLETKTWALADDSGLEVDVLDGRPGIYSARYAKNNDEKIKKLINELSDSPYRSARFISCMVLCDPSGNLVKDTTGICWGEILKNPKYPNGEFESIFWVKEANCVYGELSQSQLNKLGSRGKAAKIMSPFLKKEIGLS, encoded by the coding sequence TTGAACCTTCCAGTTCTAACTATTGCGAGCGGCAATCAAAGAAAAGTATCTGAAATCTCAGAGATGCTGGATGTTTTGTCTTTAAAGGTTGAGAAGCAACCAGAATATTTAAATGTCGAAGAAACTGGGAAAACATATTTTGAGAATGCACTACTTAAAGCCAAGGCAGCTTCTCTAGAGACAAAAACTTGGGCGTTAGCTGATGACTCGGGTCTTGAAGTAGATGTTTTAGATGGTCGACCAGGAATTTATTCTGCTCGTTATGCCAAAAATAATGATGAGAAAATTAAAAAATTAATTAATGAACTTTCTGATAGTCCTTATAGAAGTGCAAGATTTATAAGTTGTATGGTTTTGTGCGATCCCTCAGGAAACTTAGTTAAAGATACAACAGGAATATGTTGGGGAGAAATTCTTAAGAACCCCAAATATCCTAATGGGGAGTTCGAATCTATTTTTTGGGTTAAAGAAGCTAATTGTGTTTACGGTGAGCTCTCACAATCACAACTAAATAAATTAGGTAGTAGAGGTAAAGCTGCAAAAATTATGTCACCTTTTTTAAAAAAAGAGATAGGTTTAAGTTAA
- a CDS encoding BMC domain-containing protein, translated as MATETMGIALGMIETRGLVPAIEAADAMTKAAEVRLIGREFVGGGYVTVLVRGETGAVNAAVRAGADACERVGDGLVAAHIIARPHREVEPALGNGEFLGQKD; from the coding sequence ATGGCTACAGAAACAATGGGTATCGCTCTCGGCATGATCGAGACACGCGGACTTGTACCTGCAATCGAAGCAGCAGACGCAATGACAAAGGCAGCAGAAGTTCGCCTTATTGGTCGTGAATTCGTTGGTGGCGGTTATGTCACAGTATTAGTTAGAGGCGAAACAGGCGCAGTTAACGCAGCTGTAAGAGCTGGTGCTGATGCTTGTGAAAGAGTTGGTGACGGTTTAGTTGCAGCTCACATTATTGCTCGTCCTCATAGAGAAGTTGAACCTGCTCTAGGTAATGGTGAATTTCTTGGTCAAAAGGACTAA
- a CDS encoding ribulose bisphosphate carboxylase small subunit — translation MPFQSTVSDYQTVATLETFGFLPPMTQEEIYDQIAYIIAQGWSPVIEHVHPSGCMQTYWSYWKLPFFGEKDLNLIVSELEACHRAYPDHHVRIIGYDAYTQSQGTAFVVFQGR, via the coding sequence ATGCCTTTCCAGAGCACAGTAAGCGACTATCAAACAGTTGCAACCCTGGAAACATTCGGTTTCTTACCACCGATGACCCAGGAAGAAATATATGACCAAATTGCGTACATAATTGCTCAAGGTTGGAGTCCAGTTATTGAGCATGTTCATCCAAGTGGATGTATGCAAACTTATTGGTCTTATTGGAAACTCCCATTCTTTGGGGAAAAAGATCTTAACTTGATCGTGAGTGAATTAGAGGCATGTCATAGAGCATACCCTGATCATCATGTAAGAATCATCGGATACGATGCTTACACTCAAAGTCAAGGAACAGCTTTTGTAGTTTTCCAAGGACGTTAA
- a CDS encoding carboxysome peptide B translates to MEIMKVLGRMVCTQRVAGLGYMNLRILENNKGKKLVAVDPVGAREGNWVFTSSGSAARFACPNPEVQTDLTIGGIIDYWESD, encoded by the coding sequence GTGGAAATTATGAAGGTATTAGGAAGGATGGTATGCACTCAAAGAGTCGCTGGCTTAGGTTATATGAATTTACGAATTTTAGAAAATAATAAAGGAAAGAAATTAGTTGCTGTTGATCCTGTTGGAGCTAGAGAAGGTAACTGGGTTTTTACTTCTAGTGGCTCTGCCGCTAGATTTGCATGCCCTAATCCAGAAGTTCAAACCGATTTAACAATTGGCGGTATTATTGATTATTGGGAGAGTGACTAA
- a CDS encoding BMC domain-containing protein, with protein sequence MEPTSSLNRGERKKGSSLVTGSEVQSQASGASCFITTDSEKSLVSRQASQVEQIELRTYVFLDSLQPQLAAYMGTVSRGFLPIPGDSCLWMEVSPGMAVHRVTDIALKASNVRLGQMIVERAFGSLALYHKDQSTVLHSGDVVLDAIGSEVRKRTKPATSWTEVIRAITPDHAVLINRQNRSGSMIQSGMSMFILETEPAGYVLKAANEAEKASNITVVDVKAVGAFGRLTLAGKEGDVEEAAAASIRAIEEISNY encoded by the coding sequence ATGGAACCAACTTCTAGCTTAAACAGAGGGGAACGAAAAAAAGGGAGTTCTCTAGTAACGGGATCTGAGGTACAATCTCAGGCCAGTGGTGCTAGCTGTTTTATTACTACTGATTCAGAAAAGTCCTTGGTATCCAGACAAGCTAGTCAAGTTGAGCAAATTGAGTTAAGAACATATGTTTTTTTAGATTCTCTGCAACCTCAATTAGCCGCATATATGGGAACTGTTAGTAGAGGTTTTTTACCTATTCCTGGTGATTCATGTCTTTGGATGGAAGTCTCACCAGGGATGGCTGTTCATAGAGTTACTGACATTGCCCTAAAAGCAAGTAATGTAAGACTTGGTCAGATGATTGTTGAAAGAGCATTTGGATCTCTTGCTCTTTACCATAAAGATCAAAGCACGGTTTTACATTCTGGAGATGTTGTTCTAGATGCTATTGGGAGTGAAGTTAGAAAAAGAACAAAACCTGCTACGAGTTGGACTGAAGTTATTCGAGCAATTACTCCAGATCATGCAGTTTTAATAAATAGACAAAACAGAAGTGGATCAATGATTCAATCTGGAATGAGCATGTTTATATTAGAAACTGAACCAGCTGGTTATGTTTTGAAAGCAGCTAATGAAGCTGAAAAGGCATCTAATATAACTGTTGTTGATGTTAAAGCAGTTGGAGCTTTTGGTAGATTAACTCTCGCCGGGAAAGAAGGAGATGTAGAAGAGGCAGCAGCTGCTTCTATAAGAGCAATTGAAGAAATTTCAAATTATTGA
- a CDS encoding carboxysome shell carbonic anhydrase — protein sequence MPLRGLAKAKNYTLGPTAPMKTFTENIHIQTKESNNLRNSGKSHKLTNNIQNENLFRYESKIKSDFDEIVPTLKEIARIQHHEDFINKAQKISRQNLGIDLPLHVLDKSWVKPLDMRALYAWCAFKQHDKLSDNFFNNDPLEGAAGSRDAEDFEKFLLDCGIHLLDITPCSDGRLAHSVAYVMRIPFSSVRRRSHAGALFDIENTVNRWVKTEHKRYRENVPNEAHKDTRYLKVVTYHFSSVDPLHQGCAAHGSNDELAAAEGRNKLYAFKEAVENSFCCGASVDLMLIGLDTDTDSLKIHLSTSDGGIDLEKTISTLEIYNSTINFSKEDAEREICQTISKQSSKDKLSGLEKFTYKLIVNNISQIDYVKSFHNGSYEDIGHAERFIGVGIGFKEVHLRNLTYFAHLDTVEEGAPDLDVGVKIFTGLNVSQDLPIPVVIRFDYSGKVPGAKERAINDCERVNNAISIRYKNLVDQGLLHTCSTIRDRDNIHSAQIIGMSLDKKTEEAH from the coding sequence ATGCCTTTAAGAGGACTGGCTAAAGCCAAGAACTACACATTGGGGCCAACCGCTCCAATGAAAACTTTTACTGAAAATATCCATATACAAACTAAAGAATCAAATAATTTACGAAATTCTGGAAAGTCTCATAAATTAACCAATAATATTCAAAATGAAAATCTATTTAGGTATGAAAGCAAAATAAAAAGTGATTTTGACGAAATTGTTCCAACTCTCAAGGAAATTGCTCGAATTCAACATCACGAAGATTTTATAAATAAGGCTCAGAAAATATCAAGACAAAATTTGGGAATAGATTTACCTCTCCATGTATTAGATAAATCTTGGGTTAAACCTCTTGATATGAGAGCTTTATATGCATGGTGTGCTTTCAAACAGCATGATAAACTTAGCGACAATTTTTTTAATAATGATCCTCTTGAAGGTGCTGCTGGAAGTAGGGATGCTGAAGACTTTGAAAAATTTCTCTTAGATTGTGGAATACATTTACTTGATATAACTCCTTGTTCAGATGGAAGATTAGCTCATTCAGTTGCCTATGTAATGAGAATACCTTTTAGTTCAGTAAGAAGAAGATCTCATGCTGGAGCACTGTTTGATATTGAAAATACCGTTAATCGATGGGTAAAAACTGAACATAAAAGATATAGAGAGAATGTTCCTAATGAAGCTCATAAAGATACTAGGTACTTAAAAGTTGTAACTTATCATTTCAGTTCAGTAGATCCTTTGCATCAGGGATGCGCAGCTCATGGGAGTAATGACGAGTTAGCTGCAGCAGAAGGTAGAAATAAATTATATGCTTTCAAAGAGGCTGTAGAGAATAGCTTTTGCTGCGGAGCTTCTGTGGATTTAATGTTAATTGGACTTGATACAGACACTGATTCATTAAAAATACATTTATCAACAAGCGATGGCGGTATAGATTTAGAAAAAACCATTTCTACATTAGAAATTTATAATTCAACAATAAATTTTTCAAAAGAGGATGCGGAGAGAGAAATTTGCCAGACAATCTCTAAGCAATCTTCAAAAGATAAACTCAGTGGACTAGAAAAATTTACGTATAAATTAATTGTCAATAATATTTCTCAAATTGATTATGTTAAGAGTTTTCATAATGGTTCTTATGAAGATATTGGACATGCAGAGAGGTTTATTGGAGTAGGTATAGGTTTCAAAGAAGTACATCTCAGGAATTTAACTTATTTTGCTCATTTAGATACAGTCGAAGAAGGTGCTCCAGATTTAGATGTAGGAGTGAAGATTTTTACTGGATTAAATGTTTCTCAAGATCTACCTATTCCGGTAGTAATAAGATTTGATTACTCTGGAAAAGTTCCCGGAGCAAAAGAGAGGGCAATAAATGATTGTGAAAGAGTTAATAATGCGATATCAATTAGATATAAAAATTTAGTTGATCAAGGTTTGTTACATACTTGCTCTACTATTAGAGATAGGGACAACATTCATTCCGCCCAAATTATTGGAATGTCTTTAGATAAAAAAACAGAGGAGGCTCACTAA
- the hisG gene encoding ATP phosphoribosyltransferase — MFTIALPKGALLKDSISTFKRAGLDFSDALDENNRSLTFESNCKRAKALLVRNGDVPVYVSYGQADLGIVGYDVLRESELKVANLLDLGFGGCHMSLAVKNNSNYLKPTDLQANCKVASKFTKTARSYFEELNIPVEIVHLTGSVELGPITGMAEAIVDLVATGKTLKENGLIKIHDLFYSTARLIGNPLSMRLDDNHLRDTILSIESTNAV, encoded by the coding sequence ATGTTTACTATAGCTTTACCAAAAGGAGCTCTGCTAAAAGATTCAATTTCAACTTTTAAAAGAGCTGGGTTAGATTTCTCTGATGCGTTGGATGAAAATAATAGATCATTAACCTTTGAATCAAATTGCAAAAGAGCTAAAGCTTTATTAGTGAGAAACGGAGATGTTCCTGTTTATGTAAGTTATGGTCAGGCTGATTTGGGTATTGTTGGGTATGACGTTTTACGAGAATCTGAATTAAAAGTAGCAAACTTATTAGATTTAGGATTTGGGGGTTGTCATATGTCTTTGGCGGTTAAGAACAATAGTAATTATTTAAAACCAACTGATCTTCAAGCGAATTGTAAAGTAGCAAGTAAATTTACTAAAACAGCAAGATCTTATTTTGAAGAATTAAATATTCCTGTAGAAATAGTTCATTTGACAGGATCAGTCGAGCTTGGTCCTATTACTGGGATGGCAGAGGCAATAGTTGATTTGGTGGCAACCGGAAAGACTCTTAAAGAGAATGGTTTAATTAAAATACATGATCTTTTCTACTCGACTGCAAGACTAATTGGAAATCCTTTATCTATGAGGTTAGATGATAATCATCTCAGAGATACTATTTTATCAATAGAATCAACTAATGCCGTATAG
- the gloB gene encoding hydroxyacylglutathione hydrolase: MELNKVRNIIGLRVLSDNIIWLWVKDKSVVVIDPSIHEPVIKYIDENNFHLKAILQTHHHSDHIGGTKSLIEKWPNVKVIASSKEKKRIPFQNVSVEDGETLSILGEEVKIIEVLGHTSSHIAFFLNGINPVLFIGDTLFSGGCGRIFEGTYQQMYSSLGRIKSLPKNTLIYCAHEYTKANILWALNLKPKDQDIKNKLSEVEKKLSLNKLTIPFLLDEELKINLFLRAKNLEEFSFLRANKDLWV; encoded by the coding sequence ATGGAATTAAATAAAGTTCGAAATATAATAGGCCTCAGAGTTTTAAGTGATAACATCATTTGGTTATGGGTAAAAGATAAATCCGTTGTGGTTATAGATCCATCTATTCACGAACCAGTAATTAAATATATAGATGAAAACAATTTTCACTTAAAAGCTATTTTGCAAACTCATCATCATTCAGACCATATTGGAGGGACTAAATCTCTTATTGAAAAATGGCCAAATGTAAAAGTGATTGCTTCATCAAAAGAAAAAAAGCGAATACCTTTTCAAAATGTATCTGTAGAGGATGGAGAAACTTTGAGTATTTTAGGTGAAGAAGTAAAAATAATTGAAGTATTAGGGCATACAAGCTCACATATTGCCTTCTTTTTGAATGGAATAAATCCTGTTCTTTTTATTGGAGATACATTATTTTCTGGAGGCTGTGGAAGAATTTTTGAAGGAACTTATCAACAAATGTATTCTTCACTAGGAAGAATCAAATCTTTACCAAAAAATACTCTCATATATTGTGCACATGAATATACAAAGGCAAACATATTGTGGGCATTGAATCTCAAGCCTAAAGATCAAGATATAAAAAATAAACTTTCGGAAGTTGAAAAAAAACTTTCTCTTAATAAATTAACAATTCCATTCTTACTTGATGAAGAATTGAAAATAAATCTTTTCTTAAGAGCAAAAAATTTAGAAGAATTTTCTTTTTTAAGAGCAAATAAAGATTTATGGGTTTAA
- a CDS encoding form I ribulose bisphosphate carboxylase large subunit — protein sequence MSKKYDAGVKEYRDTYWTPEYVPLDTDLLACFKCTGQEGVPREEVAAAVAAESSTGTWSTVWSELLTDLEFYKGRCYRIEDVPGDPEAFYAFIAYPLDLFEEGSITNVLTSLVGNVFGFKALRHLRLEDIRFPIAFIKTCGGPPNGIVVERDRLNKYGRPLLGCTIKPKLGLSGKNYGRVVYECLRGGLDLTKDDENINSQPFQRWRERFEFVAEAVKLAQRETGEVKGHYLNCTANTPEELYERAEFAKELDMPIIMHDYITGGFTANTGLANWCRKNGMLLHIHRAMHAVIDRHPKHGIHFRVLAKCLRLSGGDQLHTGTVVGKLEGDRQTTLGYIDNLRESFVPEDRSRGNFFDQDWGSMPGVFAVASGGIHVWHMPALLAIFGDDSCLQFGGGTHGHPWGSAAGAAANRVALEACVKARNAGREIEKESRDILMEAAKHSPELAIALETWKEIKFEFDTVDKLDVQG from the coding sequence ATGAGTAAGAAGTATGACGCAGGGGTAAAGGAGTACAGAGATACCTACTGGACTCCAGAATATGTACCCCTAGACACCGATTTACTAGCCTGTTTCAAATGTACAGGTCAGGAAGGTGTTCCAAGAGAAGAAGTTGCAGCAGCTGTTGCAGCTGAATCTTCAACAGGTACTTGGTCAACAGTTTGGTCCGAGTTACTTACAGACTTAGAATTTTATAAAGGACGTTGTTATCGAATCGAAGACGTTCCTGGAGATCCTGAAGCTTTCTATGCTTTTATTGCATATCCTTTAGATCTTTTTGAAGAAGGCTCAATTACAAACGTATTAACATCTCTTGTAGGAAACGTTTTTGGATTTAAAGCTCTTAGACATCTACGTCTAGAAGATATTAGATTCCCAATTGCTTTCATTAAAACTTGCGGTGGTCCACCAAACGGAATCGTAGTTGAAAGAGATCGACTTAACAAATACGGAAGACCTCTTCTTGGTTGTACCATCAAACCTAAATTAGGATTATCTGGTAAAAACTATGGTCGAGTTGTATATGAATGTCTTAGAGGCGGTCTTGATTTAACGAAGGATGATGAGAATATTAATTCTCAACCATTCCAACGTTGGAGAGAAAGATTTGAGTTTGTTGCAGAAGCAGTTAAGCTTGCTCAGCGAGAAACTGGAGAAGTTAAAGGTCACTATCTAAATTGTACTGCTAACACTCCTGAAGAACTCTATGAGAGAGCTGAATTTGCAAAAGAGCTAGATATGCCAATCATCATGCATGATTATATAACTGGTGGTTTTACTGCAAATACCGGATTAGCTAATTGGTGTCGTAAAAATGGCATGCTTCTGCATATTCACAGAGCTATGCATGCTGTTATTGATAGACATCCAAAGCATGGTATTCACTTCAGAGTTCTTGCAAAATGTTTGAGGCTATCTGGAGGAGACCAACTACATACTGGAACCGTGGTTGGAAAACTAGAAGGTGATCGTCAAACAACTCTTGGTTACATTGACAACTTAAGAGAGTCATTTGTTCCTGAAGATAGATCAAGAGGAAACTTCTTTGATCAAGATTGGGGTTCAATGCCTGGAGTATTTGCAGTCGCATCAGGTGGTATCCATGTTTGGCATATGCCTGCACTTCTTGCGATCTTTGGGGATGATTCCTGTCTTCAGTTCGGTGGAGGAACACATGGTCATCCATGGGGTTCAGCTGCTGGAGCTGCAGCTAACAGAGTTGCTTTAGAAGCTTGTGTAAAAGCCCGTAATGCTGGTCGCGAAATCGAAAAAGAGAGTAGAGACATTCTTATGGAAGCTGCTAAGCATAGTCCTGAATTAGCTATTGCTCTAGAAACTTGGAAGGAAATTAAGTTCGAGTTTGACACTGTCGACAAGCTTGACGTTCAGGGTTAA
- a CDS encoding Rid family detoxifying hydrolase, which yields MSPKQVIKTTNAPDPVGPYNQAIKAGDFIYCSGQIAIDPVCNEITCLGDIEKETTQVLKNLVAVLEAGGSKIEDVIKTTIYLTDLSNFQIVNKIYSNFFNIENPPARACVEVSSLPKGVLVEIDCVAFLH from the coding sequence ATGTCCCCCAAACAAGTAATTAAAACAACAAATGCTCCAGATCCAGTCGGACCTTATAATCAAGCAATAAAAGCTGGGGATTTTATCTATTGTTCTGGTCAAATTGCTATAGACCCAGTTTGTAATGAAATAACATGTTTAGGTGATATAGAGAAGGAAACTACTCAAGTTTTAAAAAATCTCGTAGCAGTTCTTGAAGCTGGCGGATCAAAAATAGAGGATGTAATAAAAACAACTATTTACTTAACCGACCTAAGTAATTTTCAAATTGTCAATAAAATATATAGTAATTTTTTTAATATAGAGAATCCTCCAGCAAGAGCCTGTGTGGAAGTTTCATCTCTACCAAAAGGAGTTTTAGTTGAGATAGATTGCGTCGCATTTCTGCATTAA
- a CDS encoding carboxysome peptide A has translation MLICKVVKPLVSTNRIPGFEHKHLQVVLDGSSNKVAVDAVGCKPGDWVICVGSSAAREAAGSKSYPSDLTIVGIIDHWDPDKS, from the coding sequence ATGTTAATTTGCAAGGTTGTAAAACCACTTGTTTCTACCAATAGGATTCCTGGTTTTGAACATAAACATCTGCAGGTTGTATTAGATGGTTCTTCTAATAAAGTTGCAGTTGATGCTGTTGGCTGTAAGCCAGGAGATTGGGTTATTTGTGTTGGAAGTTCTGCTGCTAGGGAAGCAGCGGGAAGTAAATCTTATCCAAGCGATTTAACGATTGTTGGAATAATTGATCATTGGGATCCTGACAAGTCTTAA
- a CDS encoding DUF3136 domain-containing protein: MSAAKLNIDELEAGYPLFCKALRLLILKGNSVKDIEKTVCWGHLETLNRCLPGRYKAPTYLMALIKRDIAKPNNY; encoded by the coding sequence ATGTCAGCAGCAAAGCTTAATATAGATGAACTAGAAGCAGGTTATCCTTTATTTTGCAAAGCTCTTAGACTCTTAATCTTAAAAGGTAACTCAGTTAAAGATATAGAAAAGACAGTGTGTTGGGGTCATCTTGAAACTTTAAATAGATGTCTACCAGGAAGATATAAAGCCCCCACATATTTAATGGCTTTAATCAAAAGAGATATTGCAAAGCCAAATAATTATTAA
- the csoS2 gene encoding carboxysome assembly protein CsoS2: MSQKTSREIALERRKAMSDSGKKAAAYSSATKDRVRSSKDVHISGTQSSSNNHNISKPATKHIPKTQVNRNSSTTLSSKELVIERRKAMSTHGKSAITSSDRTRTDVKKESPVNIVKSTINKNQESQDSTSTESKSLKPIVKRRINQKRKPITNTSRDIVLARREAQSKHGKSATKQNTSAASLARRGDPDLSSREISQRVRELRSKTGATGKKGNGKCRPCGPNKNGAKQNIADASWKVGKSETDSGQVVTGTQANRSVKTTGNEASTCRTVTGTQYMGAEVVDQFCQDRPSYKQPLRSTVTATTSGNKVTGNEVGRSDRVTGDEPGTCKNLTGTEYVSSNQSQKYCGDVPKNPSKVKHSTTTDGLKVSGSLPGRSTLVTGDESGSGHQLTGDQYLGSEPNPKGKAFEKVGSYNTLNGNNVTGTGVGRSDYMTGNEHGSCKNVTGDEYIGSQQYEKYCGSKPKPEARKVGLSLSSKSNLISGTMTGRSKIVTGDEPGSCKVLTGTPYAGLDQINENCNTETSEDMKSRATVNSGNNSNARLTGQQPGIGGVMTGAKKGACKNLTGTPYVGGDQFSQACDNPPNDTAYANSEKSAGNSWNEFSVKSPSRDKYSEKNTQGVTGNEYENGSKVTGPFDMAVDKVTGTEKFRFEPNKNITYKQKMEIEEADRAAKTPEKRVASRITGEGQSVGNVTGDDWDRGDKVTGTEGASSRKRNPSRAGFMSAMPPMEVKRNEETEKPDFLITGSSGNTREGQLVTFSGGARG; the protein is encoded by the coding sequence ATGTCACAAAAAACTAGCAGAGAGATTGCACTTGAAAGAAGAAAGGCCATGAGTGATAGCGGTAAAAAAGCTGCTGCTTATTCTTCAGCTACCAAAGATAGAGTTCGATCTTCTAAAGATGTACATATTTCTGGGACTCAGTCTTCTTCTAATAATCATAATATTTCAAAACCAGCTACAAAACATATCCCAAAAACTCAAGTAAATAGAAATTCTTCAACAACTTTATCTAGTAAAGAGTTAGTAATAGAGAGAAGAAAAGCAATGTCTACCCATGGAAAATCAGCAATAACTTCATCCGATAGAACACGTACTGATGTTAAAAAAGAAAGTCCTGTAAACATAGTTAAATCAACTATAAATAAAAATCAAGAAAGTCAGGATTCAACTAGTACAGAATCTAAGTCCCTCAAACCCATCGTTAAGAGAAGAATTAATCAGAAGAGAAAGCCTATTACTAATACAAGTAGAGATATTGTTTTAGCGAGAAGAGAAGCTCAATCTAAGCATGGTAAATCAGCAACTAAACAAAATACCAGTGCCGCTTCTTTAGCTAGAAGGGGAGATCCAGATTTAAGTAGTAGAGAAATTTCTCAGAGAGTGAGAGAGTTAAGAAGTAAAACTGGTGCTACAGGCAAAAAAGGTAATGGTAAATGTAGACCATGTGGTCCAAATAAAAATGGCGCCAAACAAAATATTGCAGATGCTAGTTGGAAAGTTGGTAAAAGTGAAACTGATTCAGGTCAAGTAGTGACTGGAACACAAGCTAATAGATCTGTAAAAACTACAGGTAATGAAGCAAGTACATGCAGAACAGTTACTGGCACCCAATACATGGGAGCAGAAGTTGTTGATCAATTTTGTCAAGATAGACCAAGTTATAAACAACCACTTAGGTCTACTGTTACTGCAACAACATCAGGAAATAAAGTGACTGGGAATGAAGTTGGTAGATCTGATAGGGTCACAGGCGATGAGCCAGGGACTTGTAAAAACCTTACAGGTACTGAATATGTATCTTCTAATCAATCACAGAAGTATTGTGGTGATGTTCCAAAAAATCCTTCAAAGGTTAAACACAGTACTACAACCGATGGATTAAAAGTATCTGGATCACTTCCTGGTAGATCAACCCTAGTTACTGGAGATGAATCAGGTTCTGGACATCAGTTAACTGGAGATCAATATCTTGGCTCTGAGCCAAATCCAAAAGGCAAAGCATTTGAAAAAGTAGGTAGTTACAACACTCTTAATGGGAATAATGTAACTGGTACAGGGGTTGGAAGATCAGACTATATGACAGGCAATGAACATGGTAGTTGTAAGAATGTAACTGGCGATGAGTATATAGGATCTCAACAATACGAGAAGTATTGCGGTTCAAAACCAAAACCAGAAGCTAGAAAAGTAGGTTTAAGCCTTTCTTCAAAGTCAAATTTAATAAGCGGCACTATGACAGGAAGATCAAAAATAGTAACTGGAGATGAACCAGGTTCATGCAAAGTGTTAACTGGAACACCATACGCAGGCTTAGATCAGATTAATGAGAATTGTAATACTGAAACTTCTGAAGATATGAAATCACGAGCAACAGTTAATTCTGGAAATAATTCAAATGCCAGACTTACAGGACAACAACCAGGAATTGGCGGGGTAATGACAGGTGCTAAGAAAGGTGCTTGTAAAAACCTAACAGGGACTCCTTATGTTGGTGGAGATCAGTTCTCACAAGCTTGTGATAATCCTCCAAATGATACTGCTTATGCGAATTCGGAAAAGTCAGCAGGTAACTCTTGGAATGAATTCTCTGTTAAATCACCATCAAGAGATAAATATTCTGAAAAAAATACTCAAGGTGTTACGGGTAATGAATATGAAAATGGTTCAAAGGTAACAGGACCTTTTGATATGGCAGTTGATAAAGTCACTGGTACAGAAAAATTTAGATTTGAACCGAATAAAAATATTACCTATAAACAAAAAATGGAAATTGAAGAGGCAGACCGTGCTGCAAAAACACCAGAAAAAAGAGTTGCATCAAGGATTACTGGTGAAGGACAATCAGTGGGAAACGTAACTGGAGATGATTGGGATCGCGGTGATAAGGTAACAGGCACAGAGGGAGCTTCTTCTAGAAAGCGAAATCCATCAAGAGCAGGATTCATGAGTGCAATGCCTCCTATGGAAGTTAAAAGAAATGAGGAAACAGAAAAACCAGATTTCTTGATAACTGGATCTAGTGGTAATACTCGTGAAGGACAACTTGTTACCTTTTCAGGTGGTGCAAGAGGTTAA
- a CDS encoding 4a-hydroxytetrahydrobiopterin dehydratase → MWKERESPLRIEKRFEFDQYSKISKFMGEIEKLCKERDIYPNISFGKNFVSLSIFLDNQEISNKEKDFSKDIDKFYLEY, encoded by the coding sequence ATGTGGAAAGAAAGAGAATCACCTTTGAGGATAGAAAAAAGATTTGAATTTGATCAATACTCAAAAATTAGTAAATTCATGGGGGAAATTGAGAAATTATGTAAAGAAAGGGATATCTATCCAAATATCAGCTTTGGTAAGAATTTTGTAAGTCTTTCAATATTTTTAGATAATCAAGAAATATCAAACAAGGAAAAAGACTTTTCAAAGGATATTGATAAATTTTATTTAGAGTATTAG